The Nerophis lumbriciformis linkage group LG34, RoL_Nlum_v2.1, whole genome shotgun sequence genome includes a window with the following:
- the tmem200a gene encoding transmembrane protein 200A isoform X3: MTIGIGMATLGYWPQSERSSAGQIPPGRGAKGSIRGDVSGASRAAVADDAAGNSSASQNVEGSTSTQPGGPLTRFLEQHRRSERMKMFGPFTMGIGIFIFICANAILHENRDRETKIIHMRDMYSTVIDIHRLRQKEHKKHVQNNTTYAREDLRAFSAEYNPLLGFSSWVGAGGGCAEEEVLLGNEEDDRQREQIKLDCSFAGLLAPLYKDRVFPGWAHSDSVRPQWSMDADSERGGHHARSIVSSSISAFTLPVIKLNNCVIDEPEMEAITEEERGGLRRDDEKSQPLSAMESLVVPVASVAKASKPPGLHRSNSASSSSSSSPHSSLSSSSLSPAPSSTSGCWLSPGAARADFGSNSSLHMLSSHSKSLDLERRPSMLSVHREQRKHPSWPRLDRSNSSRSIGSGGRASTKGYTRLEDREDREDHVERCLDEALPATTRRDYSKREKLLMISRSHNNLSFEHGESSGGGMLKRGSSETRF; the protein is encoded by the exons ATGACCATAGGGATTGGCATGGCCACACTGGGCTACTGGCCACAAAGCGAAAGATCATCTGCAGGTCAAATCCCGCCTGGCAGGGGAGCCAAAGGGTCCATCAGGGGAGATGTGAGCGGCGCCAGTAGGGCTGCTGTGGCAGATGACGCCGCGGGGAACTCCAGTGCAAGTCAAAATGTGGAAG GTTCAACTTCCACGCAGCCAGGGGGCCCTCTGACCCGGTTCCTGGAGCAGCATCGTCGCTCTGAGAGGATGAAGATGTTCGGGCCCTTCACGATGGGAATTGGgatttttatctttatttgtgCAAATGCTATTCTCCATGAaaacagagacagagagacaaag ATCATCCACATGCGAGACATGTACTCCACCGTCATCGACATCCATCGGTTGCGACAGAAGGAGCACAAAAAACACGTCCAGAACAACACCACCTATGCAAGAGAAGATCTCAGAGCCTTCAGCGCCGAGTACAACCCTCTACTTGGCTTTTCCTCTTGGGTCGGAGCTGGAGGCGGCTGCGCGGAGGAGGAAGTGCTACTGGGGAACGAGGAGGACGACCGGCAGAGAGAGCAGATTAAATTGGACTGTAGTTTTGCGGGACTGTTGGCGCCACTTTACAAGGATCGGGTCTTTCCCGGGTGGGCTCACTCAGATTCTGTACGCCCCCAGTGGTCAATGGACGCAGACAGCGAGAGAGGTGGACACCACGCACGCTCCATTGTGTCCTCCTCCATCTCTGCATTTACGCTTCCTGTTATTAAACTCAACAACTGTGTCATCGATGAGCCGGAGATGGAGGCCATTACCGAGGAGGAGCGAGGAGGACTCAGGAGAGACGACGAGAAGTCCCAACCTCTCAGCGCCATGGAGTCCCTGGTGGTTCCAGTGGCGTCTGTTGCTAAGGCCTCCAAACCACCAGGCTTGCACCGGAGTAATTCTGCATCCTCTTCTTCGTCCTCCTCTCCCCACTCGTCATTGTCCTCCTCCTCTCTGTCGCCAGCGCCGTCCTCTACCTCGGGCTGCTGGCTGTCCCCCGGAGCAGCCAGGGCCGACTTTGGCTCCAACTCCTCCCTGCACATGCTCAGCAGCCACTCCAAGTCTCTGGACCTAGAGCGCAGGCCCAGCATGCTTAGTGTGCACCGGGAGCAGCGCAAGCACCCCAGCTGGCCTCGCCTGGACCGCAGCAACAGCAGCCGAAGCATTGGCAGCGGCGGCCGGGCCAGCACCAAGGGCTACACCCGCCTGGAGGACAGGGAGGACAGGGAGGACCATGTGGAGCGCTGCCTTGACGAGGCGTTACCGGCCACAACCAGGCGAGACTACAGCAAGCGGGAGAAGCTGCTCATGATATCGAGGTCACACAACAATCTGAGCTTCGAGCACGGCGAGTCGAGCGGTGGCGGAATGCTAAAGAGGGGCAGCTCTGAGACCCGGTTCTGA
- the tmem200a gene encoding transmembrane protein 200A isoform X2, with protein MTAAAGVLTGLAKLKRQDSARSQQRPIPPTSAGLNHAASEGVPRKRKRRTDVVIVRGRLRLYSASGFFLLLGLVIMTIGIGMATLGYWPQSERSSAGQIPPGRGAKGSIRGDVSGASRAAVADDAAGNSSASQNVEGGPLTRFLEQHRRSERMKMFGPFTMGIGIFIFICANAILHENRDRETKIIHMRDMYSTVIDIHRLRQKEHKKHVQNNTTYAREDLRAFSAEYNPLLGFSSWVGAGGGCAEEEVLLGNEEDDRQREQIKLDCSFAGLLAPLYKDRVFPGWAHSDSVRPQWSMDADSERGGHHARSIVSSSISAFTLPVIKLNNCVIDEPEMEAITEEERGGLRRDDEKSQPLSAMESLVVPVASVAKASKPPGLHRSNSASSSSSSSPHSSLSSSSLSPAPSSTSGCWLSPGAARADFGSNSSLHMLSSHSKSLDLERRPSMLSVHREQRKHPSWPRLDRSNSSRSIGSGGRASTKGYTRLEDREDREDHVERCLDEALPATTRRDYSKREKLLMISRSHNNLSFEHGESSGGGMLKRGSSETRF; from the exons GAAACGTAAGCGACGTACAGATGTTGTGATAGTGCGCGGCAGGCTGCGCCTCTACTCTGCGTCAGGGTTCTTCCTTCTCTTGGGCCTGGTCATCATGACCATAGGGATTGGCATGGCCACACTGGGCTACTGGCCACAAAGCGAAAGATCATCTGCAGGTCAAATCCCGCCTGGCAGGGGAGCCAAAGGGTCCATCAGGGGAGATGTGAGCGGCGCCAGTAGGGCTGCTGTGGCAGATGACGCCGCGGGGAACTCCAGTGCAAGTCAAAATGTGGAAG GGGGCCCTCTGACCCGGTTCCTGGAGCAGCATCGTCGCTCTGAGAGGATGAAGATGTTCGGGCCCTTCACGATGGGAATTGGgatttttatctttatttgtgCAAATGCTATTCTCCATGAaaacagagacagagagacaaag ATCATCCACATGCGAGACATGTACTCCACCGTCATCGACATCCATCGGTTGCGACAGAAGGAGCACAAAAAACACGTCCAGAACAACACCACCTATGCAAGAGAAGATCTCAGAGCCTTCAGCGCCGAGTACAACCCTCTACTTGGCTTTTCCTCTTGGGTCGGAGCTGGAGGCGGCTGCGCGGAGGAGGAAGTGCTACTGGGGAACGAGGAGGACGACCGGCAGAGAGAGCAGATTAAATTGGACTGTAGTTTTGCGGGACTGTTGGCGCCACTTTACAAGGATCGGGTCTTTCCCGGGTGGGCTCACTCAGATTCTGTACGCCCCCAGTGGTCAATGGACGCAGACAGCGAGAGAGGTGGACACCACGCACGCTCCATTGTGTCCTCCTCCATCTCTGCATTTACGCTTCCTGTTATTAAACTCAACAACTGTGTCATCGATGAGCCGGAGATGGAGGCCATTACCGAGGAGGAGCGAGGAGGACTCAGGAGAGACGACGAGAAGTCCCAACCTCTCAGCGCCATGGAGTCCCTGGTGGTTCCAGTGGCGTCTGTTGCTAAGGCCTCCAAACCACCAGGCTTGCACCGGAGTAATTCTGCATCCTCTTCTTCGTCCTCCTCTCCCCACTCGTCATTGTCCTCCTCCTCTCTGTCGCCAGCGCCGTCCTCTACCTCGGGCTGCTGGCTGTCCCCCGGAGCAGCCAGGGCCGACTTTGGCTCCAACTCCTCCCTGCACATGCTCAGCAGCCACTCCAAGTCTCTGGACCTAGAGCGCAGGCCCAGCATGCTTAGTGTGCACCGGGAGCAGCGCAAGCACCCCAGCTGGCCTCGCCTGGACCGCAGCAACAGCAGCCGAAGCATTGGCAGCGGCGGCCGGGCCAGCACCAAGGGCTACACCCGCCTGGAGGACAGGGAGGACAGGGAGGACCATGTGGAGCGCTGCCTTGACGAGGCGTTACCGGCCACAACCAGGCGAGACTACAGCAAGCGGGAGAAGCTGCTCATGATATCGAGGTCACACAACAATCTGAGCTTCGAGCACGGCGAGTCGAGCGGTGGCGGAATGCTAAAGAGGGGCAGCTCTGAGACCCGGTTCTGA
- the tmem200a gene encoding transmembrane protein 200A isoform X1 codes for MTAAAGVLTGLAKLKRQDSARSQQRPIPPTSAGLNHAASEGVPRKRKRRTDVVIVRGRLRLYSASGFFLLLGLVIMTIGIGMATLGYWPQSERSSAGQIPPGRGAKGSIRGDVSGASRAAVADDAAGNSSASQNVEGSTSTQPGGPLTRFLEQHRRSERMKMFGPFTMGIGIFIFICANAILHENRDRETKIIHMRDMYSTVIDIHRLRQKEHKKHVQNNTTYAREDLRAFSAEYNPLLGFSSWVGAGGGCAEEEVLLGNEEDDRQREQIKLDCSFAGLLAPLYKDRVFPGWAHSDSVRPQWSMDADSERGGHHARSIVSSSISAFTLPVIKLNNCVIDEPEMEAITEEERGGLRRDDEKSQPLSAMESLVVPVASVAKASKPPGLHRSNSASSSSSSSPHSSLSSSSLSPAPSSTSGCWLSPGAARADFGSNSSLHMLSSHSKSLDLERRPSMLSVHREQRKHPSWPRLDRSNSSRSIGSGGRASTKGYTRLEDREDREDHVERCLDEALPATTRRDYSKREKLLMISRSHNNLSFEHGESSGGGMLKRGSSETRF; via the exons GAAACGTAAGCGACGTACAGATGTTGTGATAGTGCGCGGCAGGCTGCGCCTCTACTCTGCGTCAGGGTTCTTCCTTCTCTTGGGCCTGGTCATCATGACCATAGGGATTGGCATGGCCACACTGGGCTACTGGCCACAAAGCGAAAGATCATCTGCAGGTCAAATCCCGCCTGGCAGGGGAGCCAAAGGGTCCATCAGGGGAGATGTGAGCGGCGCCAGTAGGGCTGCTGTGGCAGATGACGCCGCGGGGAACTCCAGTGCAAGTCAAAATGTGGAAG GTTCAACTTCCACGCAGCCAGGGGGCCCTCTGACCCGGTTCCTGGAGCAGCATCGTCGCTCTGAGAGGATGAAGATGTTCGGGCCCTTCACGATGGGAATTGGgatttttatctttatttgtgCAAATGCTATTCTCCATGAaaacagagacagagagacaaag ATCATCCACATGCGAGACATGTACTCCACCGTCATCGACATCCATCGGTTGCGACAGAAGGAGCACAAAAAACACGTCCAGAACAACACCACCTATGCAAGAGAAGATCTCAGAGCCTTCAGCGCCGAGTACAACCCTCTACTTGGCTTTTCCTCTTGGGTCGGAGCTGGAGGCGGCTGCGCGGAGGAGGAAGTGCTACTGGGGAACGAGGAGGACGACCGGCAGAGAGAGCAGATTAAATTGGACTGTAGTTTTGCGGGACTGTTGGCGCCACTTTACAAGGATCGGGTCTTTCCCGGGTGGGCTCACTCAGATTCTGTACGCCCCCAGTGGTCAATGGACGCAGACAGCGAGAGAGGTGGACACCACGCACGCTCCATTGTGTCCTCCTCCATCTCTGCATTTACGCTTCCTGTTATTAAACTCAACAACTGTGTCATCGATGAGCCGGAGATGGAGGCCATTACCGAGGAGGAGCGAGGAGGACTCAGGAGAGACGACGAGAAGTCCCAACCTCTCAGCGCCATGGAGTCCCTGGTGGTTCCAGTGGCGTCTGTTGCTAAGGCCTCCAAACCACCAGGCTTGCACCGGAGTAATTCTGCATCCTCTTCTTCGTCCTCCTCTCCCCACTCGTCATTGTCCTCCTCCTCTCTGTCGCCAGCGCCGTCCTCTACCTCGGGCTGCTGGCTGTCCCCCGGAGCAGCCAGGGCCGACTTTGGCTCCAACTCCTCCCTGCACATGCTCAGCAGCCACTCCAAGTCTCTGGACCTAGAGCGCAGGCCCAGCATGCTTAGTGTGCACCGGGAGCAGCGCAAGCACCCCAGCTGGCCTCGCCTGGACCGCAGCAACAGCAGCCGAAGCATTGGCAGCGGCGGCCGGGCCAGCACCAAGGGCTACACCCGCCTGGAGGACAGGGAGGACAGGGAGGACCATGTGGAGCGCTGCCTTGACGAGGCGTTACCGGCCACAACCAGGCGAGACTACAGCAAGCGGGAGAAGCTGCTCATGATATCGAGGTCACACAACAATCTGAGCTTCGAGCACGGCGAGTCGAGCGGTGGCGGAATGCTAAAGAGGGGCAGCTCTGAGACCCGGTTCTGA